Proteins encoded within one genomic window of Anaerolineae bacterium:
- a CDS encoding CcmD family protein: MIYLAAGYTVFWIVSFVLIYSMISRQRNLEKELKTLEQLAQREQGQK; this comes from the coding sequence ATGATTTATCTGGCCGCAGGTTACACCGTTTTTTGGATTGTGTCTTTTGTGTTAATCTATAGTATGATTAGCCGCCAACGAAATTTGGAAAAAGAGCTAAAAACGTTGGAACAACTCGCGCAACGCGAGCAAGGTCAAAAATAG
- a CDS encoding calcium-binding protein has product MPKIEKDETREERISMEAIVDAYGPEEQAMGWYYYLDDKIRFPFTAACIQERQISPLKKGEKVRVLQMATEDECLREMFVKVEWAERAFGVPLAQLKPIDVDEETEEAITDWHYWVARGYEF; this is encoded by the coding sequence ATGCCTAAAATAGAAAAAGACGAAACAAGAGAAGAACGTATCTCAATGGAAGCCATTGTAGATGCGTATGGCCCGGAAGAACAGGCCATGGGCTGGTACTATTATCTCGACGACAAAATCCGCTTTCCCTTTACCGCCGCGTGCATCCAGGAGAGGCAAATCTCTCCTTTGAAAAAAGGCGAAAAGGTGAGGGTTCTGCAAATGGCTACCGAAGACGAATGTTTGCGGGAGATGTTTGTGAAAGTAGAGTGGGCGGAACGCGCTTTTGGCGTGCCCCTGGCCCAACTCAAACCCATTGACGTTGATGAGGAAACGGAAGAGGCCATAACCGATTGGCATTACTGGGTAGCCAGGGGTTATGAGTTTTAG
- the add gene encoding adenosine deaminase, whose amino-acid sequence MYSKPKIKWFEQIPKVELHLHLEGAIPHQALWALVQKYGGDPLAPDLAALKQRFAYKDFPHFIDTWVWKNQFLREYEDFTFIAAAVARDLARQNIRYVEAFYSPPDFARHGLETQKLTEAIRAGLAQVPEIQVALVADLVRDFGPERAALTLAELHEAQALGVVGIGIGGSEQDFPPEPFADVFQEARRLGFHTSAHAGEAAGAASIWGAIRSLQAERIGHGTRAQEDDRLLDYLAEHRIPLEMCPLSNVRTKVVNSIKAHPIRRYFEHGLLVTVNTDDPQMFGNSLSQEFWLLETKLGFSHAEIQTLILQAIQSAWLPAAKKQQLNDTFCRDPAWQLTT is encoded by the coding sequence ATGTATTCAAAACCCAAAATTAAGTGGTTTGAACAAATCCCCAAAGTTGAACTCCATTTGCACCTGGAAGGGGCCATTCCCCACCAGGCCCTGTGGGCACTGGTGCAGAAGTATGGCGGAGACCCCCTGGCGCCGGACCTGGCCGCGCTTAAACAACGCTTTGCCTACAAAGATTTTCCCCACTTCATTGATACCTGGGTCTGGAAAAACCAATTTCTGCGCGAGTATGAGGATTTTACCTTTATCGCCGCCGCCGTCGCCCGGGACCTGGCCCGCCAAAACATCCGGTACGTGGAGGCGTTCTACTCTCCACCGGATTTTGCCCGGCACGGTTTGGAAACGCAAAAATTAACCGAGGCCATCCGGGCCGGCCTGGCCCAGGTGCCGGAGATTCAGGTGGCGCTGGTGGCCGACCTGGTGCGGGACTTTGGCCCGGAAAGAGCAGCCCTCACCCTGGCCGAGCTGCATGAGGCGCAAGCTTTGGGCGTGGTCGGCATTGGCATTGGCGGCTCGGAGCAAGATTTTCCGCCGGAACCATTTGCCGATGTTTTCCAAGAAGCCAGACGTTTGGGCTTTCACACCAGCGCCCACGCCGGCGAAGCAGCCGGCGCGGCCAGCATTTGGGGCGCCATCCGCAGTTTGCAGGCGGAACGCATTGGCCACGGCACCCGGGCCCAAGAGGATGACCGTCTGCTCGATTACCTGGCCGAACACCGAATTCCGTTGGAAATGTGCCCCCTGTCTAACGTGCGCACCAAAGTGGTTAATTCCATCAAGGCACATCCTATCCGGCGCTACTTTGAGCATGGCCTGCTGGTGACGGTCAATACCGATGACCCCCAGATGTTTGGCAATTCCTTGTCCCAAGAATTCTGGCTGCTGGAAACAAAACTGGGCTTTTCTCACGCCGAGATCCAAACCCTGATTTTGCAAGCCATCCAGTCCGCGTGGCTGCCCGCCGCCAAAAAACAACAGCTTAATGACACATTTTGCCGGGACCCGGCCTGGCAGTTGACAACATGA
- the ccsA gene encoding cytochrome c biogenesis protein CcsA: MLAALYLALVWAPDAANLASPAERYAQRIFYFHVPAAWIGFLAFIVAAAAAVLYLSTRKQKWDMWELASVEIGLAFFTMVIVSGSIWAKPTWNVWWTWDPRLTISAIGWLLYLGYLMLRGAIDHPERQARFAAVYAIMAAVSVPLNWLAIRWWRTIHPAVVAANQSQEAQGGFGMSPNIRATLLFCLFAFTVFYLTLMYHRIKLESLKRRVETLKQEMYYQ, encoded by the coding sequence ATGCTGGCCGCCCTGTATTTGGCCCTGGTCTGGGCGCCGGATGCGGCCAATCTCGCCTCGCCGGCCGAGCGGTACGCCCAGCGCATTTTTTACTTCCACGTGCCCGCGGCGTGGATTGGGTTCCTGGCCTTTATTGTGGCCGCGGCGGCCGCCGTACTTTATCTCAGCACCCGCAAGCAAAAATGGGATATGTGGGAGTTGGCCTCGGTGGAAATTGGGCTGGCCTTTTTTACCATGGTCATTGTCAGCGGCTCCATCTGGGCCAAACCCACCTGGAATGTTTGGTGGACGTGGGACCCTCGTTTGACCATCTCGGCCATTGGCTGGCTGCTTTACCTGGGCTATCTGATGCTGCGTGGGGCCATTGACCACCCGGAGCGCCAGGCTCGTTTTGCCGCCGTTTACGCCATTATGGCGGCGGTTTCCGTGCCCCTCAACTGGCTGGCCATCCGCTGGTGGCGCACCATTCACCCGGCCGTGGTGGCGGCCAACCAGAGCCAGGAAGCCCAGGGCGGTTTTGGCATGTCGCCCAATATCCGCGCCACCCTGCTGTTCTGCCTCTTTGCCTTTACCGTTTTTTACCTCACCTTGATGTACCACCGAATTAAGCTGGAAAGTCTAAAACGGCGGGTGGAGACGTTGAAGCAGGAAATGTATTATCAATGA
- a CDS encoding cation:proton antiporter, whose translation MGIAADIAIIVVAGLIGGIIAQQLRQPLILGYILAGIMVGPFTGGITVSNTHDIELLAEIGVALLLFAVGLEFSLKELRPVRYIALIGTPIQILLVIVLGFGIGQLLGWAWLNALWFGGMIALSSTMVTLKTLMSQGQMGTLSSRVMVGMLLVQDLAVVPLIIILPQLDKPGAGLPALGLAALKAALFLFLMVFVGTRVLPRVLAYIAGWNSRELFLLAITAIGLGIGYATYLFGLSFAFGAFVAGMVLSESDYGHQALSDIIPVRDLFGLLFFVSVGMLLDPVFLLENWSTILVVMLLVAVGKGLIFGALSKIFNYGNIVPLAVGLGLFQVGEFSFVLAQVGIGANSISNNLYALILTTAIVTMALTPLVSGLTTPLYALRKRWFGREPLQTLNLPEAGLCDHVVIAGGGRVGQYVAQVLQRLDLAFVIIEINHQRVIQAKDNDFPIIYGDASQNVVLEAAKIKQACLVLVTTPAIIVTQIIVDQVRRSNPTVHIVARAEGIEQMQVLRELGVYEVVQPEFEAGLEITRQTLLHLHIPATDIQRFTDTIRRELYAPLYHTHDEYQTIAQLQNVSHLLEVSWVRLPAHSPLVGRTIGELKIRSETGVSVVSVMRDGTLQPNPNADYQFAVGDLVAVMGNFEQLAAFQTMATPT comes from the coding sequence GTGGGAATAGCAGCCGATATTGCCATTATTGTGGTAGCCGGATTAATTGGCGGCATCATTGCCCAACAATTGAGGCAACCCTTGATCCTGGGCTATATTTTGGCCGGGATAATGGTTGGCCCGTTTACGGGCGGGATAACCGTATCCAATACCCACGATATTGAATTATTGGCCGAGATAGGCGTTGCCCTTTTGCTTTTTGCCGTAGGCTTGGAATTCTCCTTAAAAGAGTTAAGGCCCGTTCGTTATATTGCCTTGATCGGTACTCCCATCCAAATTTTGCTTGTCATCGTCCTGGGCTTTGGCATTGGGCAACTTTTGGGCTGGGCATGGCTCAACGCGCTTTGGTTTGGGGGAATGATCGCCTTGTCCAGCACAATGGTCACTCTGAAAACGTTGATGAGCCAGGGACAAATGGGCACTCTTTCCAGCCGGGTGATGGTGGGGATGTTGCTTGTTCAAGACCTGGCCGTGGTACCGCTCATAATCATTTTGCCCCAATTGGATAAACCGGGCGCGGGATTGCCCGCGCTGGGCCTGGCAGCCTTAAAGGCCGCCCTGTTTCTGTTTTTGATGGTATTTGTGGGCACTCGCGTGCTTCCTCGCGTGCTGGCTTACATTGCCGGTTGGAACTCAAGAGAGTTATTTTTATTGGCTATCACGGCTATCGGTTTAGGGATTGGTTACGCCACCTACCTGTTTGGATTGTCGTTTGCCTTTGGCGCGTTTGTAGCCGGAATGGTGTTAAGTGAATCGGATTACGGCCATCAAGCCCTCAGCGATATTATTCCTGTGCGAGATCTGTTTGGATTGCTCTTTTTTGTTTCGGTGGGAATGCTGTTAGACCCTGTCTTTCTGCTGGAAAATTGGAGTACCATATTGGTAGTGATGCTTCTGGTGGCCGTGGGCAAAGGCTTGATTTTTGGGGCCTTGAGCAAGATTTTTAATTATGGCAACATTGTTCCGCTGGCGGTAGGGTTGGGACTATTTCAGGTAGGGGAATTCTCCTTTGTGTTAGCCCAGGTAGGCATTGGCGCCAACTCAATCAGCAACAACCTCTATGCCCTCATCCTAACCACGGCCATTGTGACCATGGCCTTAACTCCCCTAGTGTCAGGGTTGACCACGCCCCTGTATGCCTTGCGCAAACGTTGGTTTGGGCGGGAGCCGTTACAAACCCTCAATCTGCCCGAAGCCGGCTTGTGCGACCATGTGGTGATAGCCGGTGGGGGCCGGGTGGGGCAGTATGTGGCCCAAGTTCTACAGCGTTTAGACCTGGCCTTTGTTATTATTGAAATAAATCATCAAAGAGTGATCCAAGCCAAAGACAATGATTTTCCTATAATTTATGGCGACGCCAGTCAAAACGTAGTTTTGGAGGCGGCCAAGATTAAGCAAGCCTGCCTTGTTCTCGTCACCACTCCGGCCATTATTGTCACTCAAATCATTGTTGATCAGGTGCGCCGCTCAAATCCAACCGTGCACATTGTGGCCCGGGCGGAAGGGATCGAGCAAATGCAGGTTCTGCGCGAACTCGGTGTTTATGAGGTTGTCCAACCGGAATTTGAAGCCGGTCTGGAAATCACCCGGCAAACATTACTCCATTTGCATATTCCCGCCACCGACATTCAAAGATTTACCGACACCATCCGCCGCGAACTATATGCCCCCCTTTATCATACCCACGACGAATATCAAACTATCGCTCAACTCCAAAATGTTTCGCACTTGTTAGAAGTAAGCTGGGTCAGGCTGCCTGCCCACAGTCCCCTGGTTGGGCGTACTATCGGGGAGCTAAAAATTCGGAGCGAGACCGGCGTTTCTGTGGTTAGCGTGATGCGCGATGGCACATTGCAGCCCAACCCCAACGCCGACTATCAATTTGCCGTTGGGGATTTGGTGGCCGTGATGGGGAATTTTGAACAATTGGCCGCCTTTCAAACAATGGCTACTCCTACGTAA
- a CDS encoding heme exporter protein CcmB, which yields MVESANSLDSTTPILPTLPHRLGGYLRKVLAIVGKDITTELRTKEMVGAMFVFSLLILFIFNFAFDLRADNVQTLAPGVLWIAITFAGMLGLSRSFILERDRGVLDGLLLAPVDRSAIYFGKMIGNVLFISFVEIIILPFFIILFNQPLAIIPQLGGVIILGTIGFAGVGTLFSAMAVHTRAREVLLPIMLFPVIIPVMLAAVRLTAGILDNLPFADIQHWLALLVVFDLVFIAASFVLFEFVVEE from the coding sequence ATGGTCGAATCAGCTAATTCCCTGGACAGCACCACCCCTATCTTGCCGACTTTGCCGCACCGTTTGGGGGGCTATTTACGCAAAGTGCTGGCCATTGTGGGCAAAGACATCACCACCGAACTGCGCACCAAAGAAATGGTGGGGGCGATGTTTGTTTTTTCGCTGCTGATTCTCTTTATTTTCAACTTTGCTTTTGACCTGCGGGCGGACAATGTCCAAACCCTGGCCCCCGGTGTATTGTGGATTGCTATCACCTTTGCCGGGATGTTGGGCCTCAGTCGCAGCTTTATTCTGGAACGGGACCGGGGAGTACTAGACGGCCTGCTGCTGGCCCCTGTTGACCGCAGCGCCATTTACTTTGGCAAAATGATCGGCAACGTGCTCTTTATCAGTTTTGTGGAAATCATCATTTTGCCTTTTTTTATCATCCTCTTTAATCAACCATTGGCCATCATACCCCAATTGGGGGGCGTCATCATTTTAGGCACCATTGGTTTTGCCGGCGTGGGCACGCTTTTTTCGGCTATGGCCGTGCATACCCGCGCCCGCGAGGTATTGCTGCCCATTATGCTTTTCCCGGTCATCATCCCCGTGATGCTGGCCGCGGTGCGTTTGACTGCGGGCATTTTGGATAACCTCCCCTTTGCCGACATTCAGCACTGGCTGGCTCTGTTGGTGGTGTTTGACCTTGTTTTTATTGCGGCTTCGTTTGTTTTGTTTGAATTTGTGGTGGAGGAATAG
- the ccmA gene encoding heme ABC exporter ATP-binding protein CcmA: MIKLHKLSKTFGHRVVLRGIDLIIAEGDFVTLLGANGAGKTTLLRLVASLSKPTAGDIFINGYRLADAASQLRRFIGLVSHNTLLYDDLTAAQNLRFYARMYDIPEASQRIETVLNQVGLWGRHNDPVRTYSRGMQQRLAIARAILPNPPILLLDEPDTGLDQHAADMLGHLLSAVGVSRRTILMTTHNLERGLSLGKRVAILARGKIVYDVRRQDVGVAELREQYHKYITDHGRIS; this comes from the coding sequence ATGATCAAACTCCACAAACTCAGCAAAACTTTTGGCCACCGCGTGGTGCTGCGGGGCATAGACCTGATCATCGCTGAAGGCGATTTTGTAACGCTGCTGGGCGCCAACGGGGCCGGAAAAACCACATTGCTGCGCCTGGTGGCCAGCCTCAGCAAACCCACCGCCGGGGACATTTTTATCAACGGCTATCGCCTGGCCGACGCCGCCAGCCAATTGCGCCGTTTTATTGGCCTGGTTTCCCACAATACCCTGCTCTACGACGACCTGACCGCCGCGCAAAACTTGCGTTTTTACGCCCGCATGTACGACATACCGGAGGCGTCCCAACGTATTGAAACCGTTTTAAATCAAGTGGGCCTGTGGGGCCGCCACAACGACCCGGTGCGCACCTACTCGCGGGGCATGCAGCAGCGGTTGGCCATTGCCCGCGCCATTTTGCCTAACCCGCCCATCCTGCTGCTCGACGAACCCGACACCGGCCTGGACCAGCACGCGGCGGATATGTTGGGCCACCTGCTCAGCGCCGTCGGCGTTAGCCGGCGGACCATTTTAATGACCACGCACAACCTGGAGCGAGGGCTGTCCCTGGGCAAACGGGTCGCCATTCTGGCCAGGGGCAAAATCGTCTACGATGTCCGGCGGCAGGATGTTGGCGTGGCCGAACTGCGGGAGCAGTACCACAAATATATCACGGATCATGGTCGAATCAGCTAA
- a CDS encoding DUF2283 domain-containing protein, with translation MNEIKINYDEEADVLYVSFGQSEHVTGVELADNILLRLDTGKTSHPTPRAIGLTFISFAGMMTQYRDKPLHVPLANLRNLPEDIWQAVLAVTTTPPVSDFLAIELSLSPQVPPLPERVAA, from the coding sequence ATGAATGAGATAAAAATCAACTATGATGAAGAGGCTGACGTGCTTTATGTTTCTTTTGGGCAAAGCGAGCATGTGACCGGCGTTGAACTGGCAGATAATATTCTCTTACGGTTAGATACCGGCAAAACATCCCACCCCACCCCCCGAGCAATTGGCTTAACCTTTATCAGTTTTGCCGGAATGATGACCCAATATAGAGACAAACCATTGCATGTTCCCCTGGCCAACCTCCGAAATCTGCCGGAAGATATTTGGCAAGCAGTTCTGGCCGTAACAACAACTCCACCTGTCAGTGACTTTCTGGCGATTGAGTTATCGCTTTCGCCCCAAGTCCCTCCTTTGCCGGAACGAGTGGCCGCATAA
- a CDS encoding zinc-ribbon domain-containing protein, with the protein MDILTLLITLILVGGMLALVLYPLWSQTRPANIDYSGRTLAEDEARYQAVLAAIRDLMFDYEMGKVSREDYDTLLPQTKLEAARIRQQIDLKRGTAAPEIDPALDAEIEALIATFKGSHLNDNETLQQEVDAEIQTLKNIPLKAQTGQPACPSCGQALVVGDTFCSGCGQALANFSAKIAKNTCPHCHHPLQPGDAYCPKCGMVVNSDLAIRNQEIIQTAGN; encoded by the coding sequence ATGGACATCCTGACCTTGCTCATCACTTTAATCCTGGTTGGCGGCATGCTGGCCCTGGTGCTTTACCCCCTGTGGTCACAAACGCGCCCCGCCAATATTGACTATTCAGGCCGCACCCTGGCCGAAGACGAGGCCCGCTACCAGGCAGTCCTGGCCGCTATCAGAGATTTGATGTTCGATTATGAAATGGGCAAAGTGTCTAGAGAGGACTATGACACCCTACTGCCCCAAACCAAGCTGGAAGCCGCCCGGATCCGGCAACAAATTGATTTGAAGCGCGGGACGGCTGCGCCTGAAATTGACCCCGCCCTTGACGCCGAGATCGAAGCGCTCATTGCCACCTTCAAAGGGAGTCACCTGAACGATAACGAAACCCTACAACAAGAAGTTGACGCCGAAATCCAGACTCTCAAAAACATCCCCCTCAAGGCCCAGACCGGCCAACCGGCCTGTCCCTCTTGCGGCCAGGCCCTTGTGGTTGGCGATACTTTTTGCAGCGGCTGCGGCCAAGCTCTGGCCAACTTTTCCGCCAAAATCGCTAAAAACACCTGCCCTCACTGCCACCATCCCCTTCAACCCGGCGATGCGTATTGCCCTAAATGTGGTATGGTTGTAAATAGTGATCTGGCTATACGAAACCAGGAAATCATCCAAACGGCAGGCAACTAA
- a CDS encoding TlpA family protein disulfide reductase, with protein MTETSASKSSTGRPVVMAVGLLLLFGFLAIVALNLRHTKSTDLAGRQAPDFTLTLFDQFAEEKITLSDLRGQVVLINFWASWCVECYKEADLLEQAWRDYQDQGVVFIGIDHLDTPQEGLAYMEKYGITYPSGPDLGDKISQDYAITGVPETFIIDKNGNIAHVQIGPINKAQLYGLLDKLLIQPQPQPSRS; from the coding sequence ATGACTGAAACCTCTGCCTCAAAATCGTCCACCGGCCGGCCGGTGGTTATGGCCGTTGGCCTGCTGCTTCTATTTGGTTTTTTGGCCATTGTGGCCCTCAACCTGCGCCATACCAAATCCACCGATTTAGCGGGACGTCAAGCGCCGGATTTCACCCTGACCCTGTTTGACCAATTTGCGGAAGAAAAAATTACCCTATCCGATCTGCGAGGCCAGGTGGTGCTCATTAATTTTTGGGCCAGTTGGTGCGTGGAATGTTACAAAGAGGCCGACCTGCTGGAACAGGCCTGGCGCGATTATCAGGATCAGGGCGTTGTTTTCATTGGGATAGATCATCTTGACACACCCCAAGAGGGCCTGGCTTACATGGAAAAATACGGCATTACCTATCCCTCCGGGCCTGACCTGGGCGACAAAATCTCCCAAGATTACGCCATTACCGGCGTCCCGGAAACGTTCATCATAGATAAAAACGGCAATATTGCCCACGTGCAAATTGGCCCCATTAACAAAGCCCAACTCTACGGCCTGCTGGATAAATTGCTCATCCAACCTCAACCTCAACCCTCCCGGAGTTAA
- a CDS encoding cytochrome c-type biogenesis protein CcmH translates to MNRLKNFLKFIITIAITTSLLLTSSFLLPPFAQAQEEPDFDRINDIAKKLNCPTCTGINLSDCRTQTCEQWRNQIDELVSEGYSEQEVLDYFSARYGDQVLQEPPRRGFSLALWVLPAIALAAGGIWLVNTLRGWRKQQPGAVATTTPHSTKPTPPALPADYLSLVEKDLERDET, encoded by the coding sequence ATGAACCGACTAAAAAATTTCCTAAAGTTCATCATCACTATCGCCATCACTACTTCCTTACTCCTTACTTCCTCCTTCCTTTTGCCCCCTTTCGCCCAAGCCCAAGAAGAACCTGACTTTGATCGCATCAACGATATTGCCAAAAAACTCAACTGCCCCACCTGCACCGGCATCAATCTGTCCGACTGCCGCACCCAAACCTGCGAACAGTGGCGCAATCAAATTGATGAATTGGTGAGCGAGGGTTATAGCGAGCAGGAAGTGCTGGATTACTTTTCCGCCCGCTACGGCGACCAGGTATTACAAGAGCCGCCCCGGCGCGGCTTCTCGTTGGCCTTGTGGGTCTTGCCCGCCATCGCCTTGGCCGCCGGGGGGATTTGGTTGGTCAACACTTTGCGCGGTTGGCGTAAGCAGCAACCCGGTGCCGTGGCTACAACAACCCCTCATTCAACCAAGCCTACCCCGCCTGCCCTCCCCGCCGACTATTTGAGTTTGGTAGAAAAAGATTTGGAACGCGACGAGACGTAA
- a CDS encoding heme lyase CcmF/NrfE family subunit — protein sequence MPHLGYIATTLAFALAIYAAVVAVVGAQRRIPELITSARNAAFGVTGLVTIAVIIIEYLLITGHYQTRYVYEVSNKAAPIFYRMTALWGGQDGSLLFWSWLMSIFATAVLLKKWGSMRVLMPYVLAVTQITLAFFIGLVVFVANPFEQLPFFPPDGAGLNPLLRHWGMIIHPPMLYLGFVGFVIPYAFAIAALITRQTGDLWIRATRRWSLTAWLFLSLGLLLGGRWAYDVLGWGGYWGWDPVENASLVPWLIATPFLHSVVMQENRGMLKRWNMALIILTFLLVIWGTFTTRSGVISSVHSFAQSAIGPLFFGFIAIMFVASFILYVLRWDNLKSDNELDAFISREAVFLLNNLLFTGLAFIVWWGSNFPLFSEALMDEKIVVGPPFFEKTTAPLWAAIVVLMGIAPLVPWRKASLKKIGDSLLWPAAVSVAVMALSYTVGSIKIFGAVLGFGFCAFTLAATLIEYGRGVSARHHSRGEPYPVALARLVARHRRRYGGYLIHIAIILIALGVVGSRFYQVESQRNLAIGQSMAISSEMVGTYEITYHGLRQGPSPDDRLITEAILTVTHNGKPVGELGPTREFFVVQQQPMTIPDKRSTLADDLYVILAGWEGAGETATFKAYINPLINWLWIGGGVLILGTLVAAWPNPQARPQRIARPAAIPGGVAAAK from the coding sequence ATGCCCCATCTTGGATACATAGCCACCACACTGGCTTTTGCCCTGGCTATTTACGCCGCAGTGGTGGCCGTGGTTGGCGCGCAGCGGCGCATCCCCGAGTTGATCACCAGCGCCCGCAATGCCGCTTTTGGCGTGACCGGGCTGGTGACGATTGCCGTCATCATTATCGAATATCTCCTGATCACGGGCCATTACCAGACCAGGTATGTTTATGAAGTCAGCAATAAGGCCGCTCCCATCTTCTATCGGATGACGGCCCTGTGGGGCGGGCAGGATGGCTCGTTGTTGTTCTGGTCGTGGTTGATGTCTATTTTTGCCACGGCGGTGCTGCTCAAAAAGTGGGGCTCCATGCGCGTTCTGATGCCTTACGTGCTGGCTGTCACCCAAATCACCCTGGCTTTTTTCATTGGCCTGGTAGTATTTGTGGCCAACCCATTTGAGCAATTACCCTTTTTCCCGCCCGACGGCGCCGGCCTCAATCCGCTGCTGCGCCATTGGGGCATGATTATTCACCCGCCCATGTTGTACCTCGGCTTTGTCGGTTTTGTCATTCCCTATGCCTTTGCCATTGCCGCCTTGATTACGCGCCAAACCGGCGATTTGTGGATCCGCGCCACCCGCCGCTGGTCGCTGACCGCCTGGCTGTTCCTTAGCCTGGGGCTATTACTGGGCGGCCGGTGGGCCTACGATGTACTGGGCTGGGGTGGTTACTGGGGTTGGGACCCGGTGGAAAACGCTTCGCTGGTGCCGTGGCTGATTGCCACGCCCTTTTTGCACTCGGTGGTGATGCAAGAAAATAGAGGCATGCTCAAACGCTGGAATATGGCCCTGATCATCCTCACCTTTTTGCTGGTTATCTGGGGTACGTTTACCACCCGCTCCGGCGTGATCTCCTCGGTGCATAGTTTTGCCCAAAGCGCCATTGGGCCGCTGTTTTTTGGTTTTATTGCCATCATGTTCGTCGCGTCCTTTATATTGTATGTACTCCGCTGGGACAATCTAAAATCGGACAACGAATTGGATGCCTTCATCTCCCGCGAAGCCGTCTTTTTGCTGAACAATCTGCTGTTTACCGGCCTGGCCTTTATTGTGTGGTGGGGCAGTAATTTTCCATTATTTTCAGAAGCCCTGATGGATGAAAAAATCGTGGTTGGCCCGCCCTTTTTTGAAAAAACTACCGCACCGCTGTGGGCGGCCATTGTGGTTTTAATGGGCATTGCCCCCCTGGTCCCCTGGCGCAAAGCCTCGCTCAAAAAAATTGGCGATTCGTTGCTCTGGCCCGCAGCGGTGAGCGTTGCGGTGATGGCGCTGTCATACACCGTTGGCAGCATCAAAATTTTTGGCGCGGTGTTAGGTTTTGGTTTTTGCGCCTTTACCCTGGCCGCCACCCTGATTGAATACGGGCGCGGCGTCAGCGCCCGCCACCACAGCCGGGGCGAACCTTATCCGGTAGCCCTGGCTCGACTGGTGGCCCGCCATCGCCGCCGGTATGGCGGATACTTGATCCACATCGCCATTATTTTGATTGCCCTGGGCGTTGTCGGCAGCCGTTTTTACCAGGTTGAGTCGCAACGCAACCTGGCCATTGGCCAAAGTATGGCCATCAGCAGTGAAATGGTGGGAACCTACGAAATCACGTATCATGGCCTGCGCCAGGGACCCAGCCCCGACGACCGGCTCATCACCGAGGCCATATTAACGGTTACGCACAACGGCAAACCCGTTGGCGAACTTGGCCCCACCCGCGAATTTTTTGTGGTCCAGCAGCAGCCGATGACCATTCCCGACAAACGCAGCACCCTGGCCGATGACCTGTACGTGATCCTGGCCGGTTGGGAAGGCGCCGGCGAAACCGCCACTTTTAAAGCCTACATCAATCCCCTGATCAATTGGTTGTGGATTGGCGGAGGCGTGTTGATTTTGGGAACCCTGGTTGCCGCCTGGCCCAATCCGCAGGCACGGCCCCAACGAATCGCCCGCCCGGCGGCCATCCCCGGCGGGGTCGCAGCCGCAAAATAG
- a CDS encoding cytochrome c maturation protein CcmE — MAQSTGIPSITVEAQTAHKKTKFIIGGVVIALAVIYLIYSGIQHNATYFLTVDELYAKDDLQYNRPVRVSGKVDGETIDFNHHDLILTFDITSDSGKRMHVIFNGPQPDQMRHQAEAILEGQYDGQIFTAHSLLLKCPSRYEENGIEEVQQVEAVR; from the coding sequence ATGGCTCAATCAACCGGAATACCTTCCATAACAGTTGAGGCTCAAACGGCCCATAAAAAGACCAAATTCATTATCGGCGGGGTGGTTATTGCCCTGGCCGTTATTTATCTGATTTACTCCGGCATTCAACACAATGCCACTTACTTTTTAACCGTAGACGAATTGTACGCCAAAGACGATTTACAGTATAATCGGCCAGTTCGTGTCTCGGGCAAAGTGGACGGCGAAACGATTGACTTTAATCACCACGACCTGATTTTAACCTTTGACATTACCAGCGACAGCGGCAAACGGATGCATGTGATTTTCAATGGCCCCCAACCCGACCAGATGCGCCACCAGGCCGAAGCCATTTTGGAAGGCCAATACGACGGCCAGATTTTTACGGCCCACTCTCTCTTGCTCAAATGCCCCAGCCGCTACGAAGAAAACGGCATTGAAGAAGTGCAGCAGGTAGAAGCGGTCAGATAG